The DNA region TTTCATCGAACGAATAATAGTAAAGGTGTCTCAAGTTATTCAACTTGCTCAACTGAGTCGGAATCCCTTCAAGAAAATCACATCCATTTAGTCTCAAAGTCTGTAGATTAAAAAGCATGCAAATTGAATCTGGCAAAGTTCGAATTTTGGTGCCTGATAGATCAAGATATCTTAAATGTATTAGCTTGCTGATTGATGAGGGTACCTCAACAATGTCAACACCATGGAAACTTAATACACGTAAATACTTAAAGTTTGATAATATGCTCCCGGAAACATTATCTGCTAAAAACAAGGTGCGTAAAGATCTTGCTTTTTCCTTAACAACTGAAGGCATTGATTCCTTTAAAGACTCCATTGAAAGATACCGAACATGTGGATGGCCATCTCCTGCACTGGACCCTACATTAAATCCTTCATATCTCGAAATTGATTGTGCAAGAGCATGAACAAGGTTGTGCATCTTACAATGGGTAATGTTACCATAGTCATCTCTTTTCACATCCTGCAATAGAGAATTTTGCAACAAGATGTTGAAAAACTCATTTCCCAAGCTTTCCATTTTCAAATGATCTCCTTGGCTCGGTTGGAGAAATCCTTCGGCCATCCATAATTGAACCATTTGATCCTTTTCAATGTCATGATCCCGACTGAAAATTGAACAATATGCGAAACACTTCTTAACAGATGTTGATGGCAAATGAACAAAACTCAGCTTCAGTACTTGCAAGACCGCATTTTCATCTCCGTTTAAGTTCCAGAGACCATTTCTCAAAACTGATGACCACTCACTGGCTTCTTTCGTGAGACGCAACATTCCTCCAAGCAAGTTAGCTGCTAAAGGCAAACCACTACACTTGTGCACAATTTTTCTACCGATTGGTAGCAATTCCACTGGCACATCTCCTTCTGGAAATGCTCTTTCTTTGAACACAGACCAGCAGTCATCTTCCGATAATTTCTCCAAGAAATGAAGATGATGTGTTGCTACTATGGACGCCACTCGTTCACTTCGAGTAGTCACAATAATGCTATTTCCCTTCGTCGCATTGATGCCAACCAAGGACCTTTTGAAATCATCCCACTCCTCAAGCTTTTCGTTCCAAACATCATCGAGAACGAGTAAGTATTTTCTCCCACCTAGTTCCTTGTGAAGGATTTGAAGTAAGGCATTCCTACTTTGCACATCAATACTTCTCTGTGTTAATGATTCTAAAACCCGTCTAAAAATTCTGTTCACATCAAAAGTATCAGATACACATACCCATATTCTCTCATCAAAATATTTAACTATCTGTTCATCGTTGTATATCAACCGAGCCAACGTAGTTTTACCTAGCCCACCCATGCCCACTATAGGGAAAACTGCAACTACTTGGTTGGTCCGGCAAATGAGGGATTCAACCATTCTTGAAACATCATCCTCCCTCCCAACAATGCTGGAATCACCATGGAAACAATCAGTCTCCTGATGATTGGGATGATCAACTCCATCCTCAACTCCCCTTGGAATAGCAAAGTCATTGGCTTCCTCATTAATCATTTTCAGGTTCACAATGATCTCCCTAATCTTGGCCCTCATCTTACAAGAGATTGGATTTGGAAGTGACAAAACAAAACATACCTTCTTCTCACTTTTCTTGAGAGTTGTGTAGTTGAGCTCATCCAACAAATTATCAGCATCATAAGCCAAGTCTTCAAGCTTCTTCAGCCAAAGCTTCAGTGCTTGGTCCTTTCTGTGTTGCCTATCAGCATCATGTAACACTGCTCTAGCCATGGCTAAACATCTCCTTAGCTTTTCTAATTCTTTCTTGGAACCCCACAAATGGCTATTACCACTTGTTGCAAGAAAAAGTAACTTCTGAAGTAAAACCTCAACTGAAGCACTTAGCAGCACTTCTGCCATTTTTCAGAAGAGGGTGCTCCTAAAAAGAACAGTGTCATTTGCAGAAGAGCAACCAATAATTGTGCTGTGGATGGATATGGCACTACACACCACTATCAGCGATGACTCAACAGTCCTTAGTCAACGCATGTGCAGTGCCATACGTCAAATGAACTGGGCTTGGTTTTCCCAAATAGCCCATAGCCacaatttatattttgttaccacttaaaaaaaaaatattacaaatataaTAGAgataattttaataatatacaatccagcataaaatattacatccaCGTAGCCATATCTTTAATTTACATTCGCGCATAGCCAACGTTTTTTTTCGCAACAGTGTTTACACACatgatatacaacattatatacTTACTGTAGACAATACATCAACCtcgtataaaagtgtataataatgtataaaaaggCTATTTCGGGAAATATTAGAAATATGAGCCATTTTGGACAagtattttctccaaatagacATAGTCTGTTATTTTCCCAATATAATATATGTGGTACACAATGGGAAGAATAAAAAATTTAGCTATTTCTTCTGGCTAACGTTAGACCAAGTGGTTTAAAGTTTGCTTATATATAGTTTTGTAGACTAGTTTTTCAACAAGTGTGTTGCacgtgtattttgattatttggtAAAAAATTAACTAGTCATATAAGATCATTAAAATGTTTTTGAGAAATTccattaaaatacaaaaatggCATATCCAGACGGTAGTTTCTTAACTAAAACTGCAAAGAACTAAAATATAAGCAAACGCTATGAGGCGCCAGGCACTAATTATTCCAACTAACTATTTTTTAGTTGTCGTTAGAGTTAACCATAGACATACACCAAAAGTACATACTATGACATTAATATTAatacaaatatttttctatattttaaaattatgtaaAGTATAAATTTGGGGAACACGGGATATTTTGTGCATCAAATTGCCCACGTGAGAAAATTTCTATACTTGATAAATGTTCTATCATTTACCATCTTTTTGCACTCATAATTTGAACATGAATTCCACTGAtcatcttgattttctaaataaattatGCAACACTA from Lycium ferocissimum isolate CSIRO_LF1 chromosome 2, AGI_CSIRO_Lferr_CH_V1, whole genome shotgun sequence includes:
- the LOC132033536 gene encoding putative disease resistance protein RGA3 — protein: MAEVLLSASVEVLLQKLLFLATSGNSHLWGSKKELEKLRRCLAMARAVLHDADRQHRKDQALKLWLKKLEDLAYDADNLLDELNYTTLKKSEKKVCFVLSLPNPISCKMRAKIREIIVNLKMINEEANDFAIPRGVEDGVDHPNHQETDCFHGDSSIVGREDDVSRMVESLICRTNQVVAVFPIVGMGGLGKTTLARLIYNDEQIVKYFDERIWVCVSDTFDVNRIFRRVLESLTQRSIDVQSRNALLQILHKELGGRKYLLVLDDVWNEKLEEWDDFKRSLVGINATKGNSIIVTTRSERVASIVATHHLHFLEKLSEDDCWSVFKERAFPEGDVPVELLPIGRKIVHKCSGLPLAANLLGGMLRLTKEASEWSSVLRNGLWNLNGDENAVLQVLKLSFVHLPSTSVKKCFAYCSIFSRDHDIEKDQMVQLWMAEGFLQPSQGDHLKMESLGNEFFNILLQNSLLQDVKRDDYGNITHCKMHNLVHALAQSISRYEGFNVGSSAGDGHPHVRYLSMESLKESMPSVVKEKARSLRTLFLADNVSGSILSNFKYLRVLSFHGVDIVEVPSSISKLIHLRYLDLSGTKIRTLPDSICMLFNLQTLRLNGCDFLEGIPTQLSKLNNLRHLYYYSFDETCAMPFKMGQLTCLQTLQFFNVDYAGGHQISEIGFLKELGGELEIRNLEKVNNQQEARSADLSRKENVHKLIFEWSSGRRGPINDDFVLAGLEPHPNLKSLMVKNFMGAKLPTWIMTMMVSTVEGNLLGLDNLVEIKLKGCRKCEELPMLGHLPHLKYLDLTGLDNLKSINRSFYGDDFLRSRTYEGDNANIALFRALKRLIFCDMPNLVEWIGPEEVTTQKEHVKVFPHLEEIEIQNCSQLTTTPCSFPGLEEFRISNVSSYQPLENICSSSSNSSSLTFLQIDGLLELACLPDNLLNNIKNLVYLAIHKCPNLVHVVPRVRGFGSFLRVLDIKECTNLSILPDDLQTLQSLAMLWISRCPKITSIPSLEGLKTLEELKISYCNELASLPNEMLLSCMSLKSLSVENCANLTSFPDLQQLNSLLSLRIVDCPQLTRLPKGLHSLSCLNYLRIGPFSEDLTSFPILDYDDTPSSEIHEENFQLFSLRCLTLFGQPHWDSLPAWLQNLTSLAELHLYDFGFEAVPEWIKSMSSLERLGLYLCEKLSFLPSVEATKCLVKLREVEIYNCPLLSERCSSLSGSNSEWFKISHINQIKVDGKQITPEPSYEVLPSPTLTKKKRPKSKEEEMR